The DNA region ATCGCGGTCGAGGCTGACCGGCAGAGCGGTGTCGGACATGGGTTACTCCACACTGGAGGGAAGTGGCCTTCTCAAGTATAGGAGAATTGGACATTATTACAGGCCACTCGCGTGGGTGAGACTGGTCGCATGTCGACCCCGCTCTCTCCCACCGACCGGACCACCCTCGGCCGCAAGAAGGACCGTGCGCTCACCGACCGCTCGGCGCTGTACGCGGTGCTCGACGAAGGCCTGATCTGCCATCTCGGCATCGTGCGCGACGGCGTCCCGCTGGTCATCCCGACCGGCTACGGCCGCGACGGCAACACGCTCTACCTGCACGGATCGACCGGAGCGAGGAGTATGCGCGACTCCGACGGCGTCGAGGTCTGCGTCACGGTGACCCTGCTCGACGGCATCGTCTACGCGCGCTCGGTCAACAACCACTCGATGAACTACCGCAGCGCGGTGATCCTGGGCAAGGCGGCCGCGGTCACCGATCGCGACCGGAAGATGCACGGCCTCCACGTGCTGACCGACCACCTCGCGCCCGGTTCGTGGGAACACGCGCGGGACATCAACGCGAAGGAGTTCGCGTCCGTGTCGGTCCTGGAGCTGGACCTCACCGAGGCGTCGGTGAAGATGCGCGGCGCAGGCCCCGACGATCCCGAGGACGACGTCGCGGCCGACCTCTCGTGGGCGGGGGTGCTGCCGGTGCGGACCGTGTTCGGGGAACCGGAGCCGTCGGCCGATCTCGTGGGCGAGTGGACGGTGCCGGACCATGTGAAGCGGCGCGTCGGGTAGTGGGCCTCGTGAGTGGTGAGGACGGTTCTAACCGTCCTCACCACTCACGAGCGGTGGCGCGGCAGCCGCACGGTGAACGTCGTCGCCCCCGGCACGCTCTCGACCTCGATCGTCCCGCCGTGCGCCGAAACCAGCGAGAGCACCACCGAGAGCCCGAGCCCGGTGCCGCCGTTGCCGCGGGTGCGGGCGGTGTCCACCCGGTAGAACCGGTCGAAGATCCGCTCCCGTGCATCCGGCGGGATGCCGGGCCCGGCGTCGCTCACCCGCAGGACGACCTCCGAGTCCGAAGCCGTGGCCGACAACGTGACCGGCGTCCCGGGCGGCGTGTGCACCGCGGCATTGGCGAGCAGATTGTCCAGCACCTGCCGCAGGCGCACCGGATCCGCTTGCAGGACAACACCTTCCGGTAACGCGCCGATGCTCAGCGGATGCTCCGGGCGTCCGGCGGCGAAGGCCTCCCCCGCGTCGGTGATCAGCTCGGCGACATCGACGCCGACCAGCCGCAGCGGCGCCTCGGTCTCCGGCGCGTCGAGGCGCGCGAGGAGCAGGAGGTCGTCGACGAGCACACTCATCCGCTGCGTCTCTTCCCTGATCTTCGACAGATGCGCCTCGCGTTCGGCGGGTTCGTTCGCCGCTGCGTAGCGGAAAAGCTCGGCGTAGCCCCGGATCGACGTCAGCGGTGTGCGCAGTTCGTGCGAGGCGTCGGCGATGAACCGCCGCAGCCGTTCGTTCGCCTCCCGGCGCGCGACCAGCGAGGAATCGAGGTGCGCCAGCATGACGTTGAACGCCGTCCGCAGTTCCTCGACCTCGGCGCCGCCGCCACTCGCCTGCGCGCGCACCGGGAGATCGGCGTTCGTGGTGAGGTCGTGCGACGCGATGTCGTGCGCCGTCCCGGCCATGTCGCTCAACGGCCGCAGCCCGCGCCGCAGCACCAGCCGCCCCGCGATCACCAGCACCGCGAGCGCCAGCAGGAACGCGACGACCTCGACCATGATCAGCTGGCTGACCGTCCGGTCCAGATCGGCCTGCGGCGCGGCGCTGACCAGCACGATGTTCTGCGCCGGTTCGATCGGGCAGGCCCGGACCCGGTACGTGCCCTTGTCCTCGATGTAGACGGTGCGCAGGACCTCGGTCCGCGTCGCGTCCTCGGCGACCTTTGCCAGTGCCTTCGTGTCCGGCGGCAGGGAACCGCCCGCCTGCGGCAGCGCGTCGCCGTTCTGCACCGCGAAGACGGCGGAGAACCAGCCGTAGGCCTGCTGCGGTTTCCCGCCGTGCGTGGTGCGCAGCGACGGCACCTGGCTGATCTGGGTCTTGGCGAGCTGTTCGTCGAGCCGGTCGTTCAGATAGCCCTTCATGATGCCGACCATCACGGTGCCGACCACGGCGAACACGACCAGTGCCAGCGCGCCGAGCCCGAGCGCCAGCCGGGTCCCGAGCCTCGACCGGCGCCACGCGTCGTACCACCGGCGCAACATCCTCATCTCGACGCCTGGCGCACGACGTAGCCCACGCCGCGCACGGTGTGGATCAGCGGCTCGTCGCCCGTGTCGAGTTTGCGGCGCAGATGCGAGATGACGAGTTCGACCACATTGGACCGGCCGCCGAAGTCGTACTCCCAGACGTGGTCGAGGATCTGTGCCTTCGTCATCACCGAAGGCGAATGCCGCATGAGGTAGCGCAGCAGTTCGTACTCGGTCGGGGTCAGGTCGGCCGGTTCGCCGTCGCGGGCGACCTCGCGGGTGTCCTCGTTGAGGGTCAGGTCGCCGACCCGCAGCACCGCGGCCTTCGCCTGATTGGTGCTCCGCCGCAGGACCGCGCGCAGGCGCGCCATCAGTTCCTCGACGGAGAACGGTTTGACGAGGTAGTCGTCACCGCCCCGGGTGAGCCCGGCGACCCGGTCGGCGGTCGCGTCCTTCGCGGTGAGGAAGACCACGGGTACCGCCGTCCCGGCCTCGCGGAGCTTGTCCAGCACGGTGAACCCGTCGATCCCGGGCAGCATCAGGTCGAGCACGACGATGTCGGGCACGAATTCGGCCGCCTTGGCCAGCGCGGCCTCACCCGATCCGGCGGTCACGGCCTGCCAGCCCTCGTAGCGGGCGACGGTGGCCACCAGATCGGCGATATGCGGCTCGTCGTCCACCACCAGCAGGCGCACGGGGTTCTCGGTGTTCACAACGCCATCCTCCGTGAACGCGCGCGCGAGGGCGAGGCGGGACCGCACAAGACAGCAAGCCGACAGCTTCCGCCAAGAAAGGTCACAGGTTGGCACAGCAGGCTCGGGCACTGAACCGGACCGGAAGGGACCACGTGTGACCACCATGACGCAGACCGCCGTGAGACCGCGCCCGGCGATCCGCCCCAGGATCGCCGCGCGCGCCGGGCTCTTCCTCTTCCTCGGGGCCAACGTGGCCGCCGTGACCGCGCTCTTCTTCGCCGCCGGGCCGTCGGACAACGTGCTCATCAGCATCGGCAGGCTCGCCGGGCTGTACGGGGCCCTGACGATGGCGTTCCAGCTGCTGCTGGTCGCCCGGCTTCCCTGGCTCGACCGCCGCCTCGGCATGGACCGGCTCACCGGCTGGCACCGCTGGACCGGGTTCGGCCTGCTGTGGACGCTGCTCGCCCACTTCGTGTTCATCGTCTTCGGCTACGCGCAGGTCGAGGACAACGGCGTGGTGGACGAGTTCGTCACGATGGTGACCAAACTGGAGGGGATCCTGCGCGCGGTCGTCGCGTTCGCGCTGATCCTGCTCGTCGGCGCGGTTTCCGCCCGGTTCGCCCGGCGGCGGCTGGCGTACGAGACCTGGCACTTCATCCACCTCTACACCTACGCCGCGGTCGTGCTGGCGTTCACGCATCAAATCGCGCTGGGCGGATCGTTCGCGTCTTCACCGGGGGCCCAGGTCTACTGGTGGGCGGTGTGGGGTGTCGCGCTCGGCTCCGTCGTCGCCGGCCGGGTGGTGCTGCCGCTGGCCCGGAATCTGCGGCACCGGTTGAAGGTCGTCGCCGTGGTGCCCGAATCCCGCGACGTCGTCTCGGTGTACATCTCCGGCAGGGATCTCGACAAGATGCCCGCGCGGGCGGGCCAGTTCTTCCTGTGGCGCTTCATGACCCGGGACCGTTGGTGGCAGGCGAATCCGTTCTCCCTCTCCGCCGCGCCGGACGGCCGCACCCTGCGCCTGACCGCGAAGGCCGCCGGTGACGGCAGCGCGTCCCTGCGGTCGCTCAAGGTCGGCACCCGGGTGTTCGCGGAAGGCCCGTACGGTGCGTTCACCACGATGCACCAACGGAAACCGGACGCGCTGCTGGTCGCGGGCGGCGTCGGGATCACCCCGATCCGCGCGCTGCTGGAGGAGATCTGCGGGCACGTCGTGGTGCTCTACCGCGTGCGCGACCAACGCGACGCCATCCTGCTGCCGGAGCTGATCGGCTTGGCACGGGCGCGCGGCGCGGTCGTCCGAGTCCTCAGTGGACCGTCCGATCAGGCCGGTCCGGTCCTCGGCGCGCCCAATCTGCGGCGGCTGGTGCCGGACATCGCGGAGCGGGACGTCTTCGTCTGCGGCCCGCCCGGGATGACCTCGGCGACGCTGCGCAGCCTGCGGGAGCTGCGGGTGCCGAGCGGCCAGGTCCATGCCGAACGTTTCAGCCTCGCCGCCTGAACCAGGGAGACCCGATCATGAAGAAGACCATCGTCGCGGCCACGGTCGCGCTGTCGGCCGCCGGCTTCCTCGGTGTGTGGCTGTACGAACCCGGCCCGCTCGGCACGGAGACCGTGGCCGTCGCGGCGCCCGCCCCGTCGTCGCCGAGCGCGGACGGCGGAGCGGCCGAGGGCGCCGAACGCACCATCGACGGATCGGTGGAGAGCAACCGGTACGGCACCGTCCAGGTGCGGCTGGTGATCTCCGCCGAGGACAAGATCTCCGAAGTCCGCCTGCTGCAACGGCCGACGAGCGGCCGCGGGGTCGACGCGATCCCGATCCTGCAGGAGGAAACGCTGACCGCGCAGAGCGCCGACATCGACACCGTCTCCGGCGCGACGTCGACGAGCGAGTCGTACGTCAAATCGCTGCAGGCGGCGCTGGACGCCAGATGAACCGCGTCGAACAGGTGATGGGGCTGCCGGTCTCGGTCGACGTCCGGGCGGGCGGCGAACTCGCCGGCCACGCCATCGACGGCGTCTTCGGCTGGCTGCGGGAAGTCGACGCGCGGTTCAGCCCGTTCAAGGCGGGCAGCGAGGTCTGCCGTTACGACCGCGGCGAACTCTCGCCGTCGGAGCTGAGCGACGACCTCCTGGAAGTGCTTTCGCTGTGCGACCACTACGAACGGCTGTCCGGCGGGGCGTTCACCGCCCGGCTCCCCGGACGGCGGCTCGATCCGAACGCGGTGGTCAAGGGCTGGGCGGTGCAGCGGGCGGCGGCCCTGCTGGTGGCGGAGGGACTGGACGTCTTCTGCATCAACGCCGGCGGGGACGTGATCACCTCCGGCGAACCGGAACCCGGCCGCGCCTGGCGGGTCGGCATCCGGCATCCCGAACGGCCCGACGCGATCTGCGCCGTGGTGGAATCGTCCGGCGGCGCCGTCGCGACCTCGGCCGAATACGAACGCGGCGCGCATATCCTCGACGGCCGGACCGGGCGCCCGCCCGTCGGGCTGCTGAGCGTCACGGTCGCCGCCGACGACCTCGTCACCGCGGATTCCCTCGCCACGGCCGCTTTCGCGATGGGGACCGAGGGGATCGCGTGGGTCGCGTCGCGGCCGGGCTGTCAGGTGCTGGTCATCGACGCGGACCGGCAGGTGCACCGGTCGCCGGGGCTGCGGCTGGCTTAAACCGTTGGCCGGGTCTCGCGGGCTCGGGCAGACTGCGGCGTCATGACCTCTGTCGTACAGAACTTCTTCTTCGACTGCGCCGACGCCTACGAACTGGGCCGGTTTTGGAGCGGTGTCGTCGGCAAACCGATGGCGGACGACGACCAGCCCGGCGATCCCGAGGCGATCATCGAGATGGACAACGGTGTCACGCTGTTCTTCGGGCAGGTCCCGGAGCCGAAGACGGTGAAGAACCGGATCCACCTCTGTCTCACGCCGGACATCCCGCGCGACGAGGAGGTGGAGCGCCTGCTGAAGCTCGGCGCGACCCTCCTGCACGACCGGCGCAATCCGGACGGCACCGGCTGGGCCGTCCTCGGAGACCCCGAGGGCAACGAATTCTGCGTGCTGCGCAGCGCCGCCGAGAAGGCCGCGACTTCGTGACGGACTACGTGACGGTCAACCGGGCGAACTGGGACGAACGCGCTCCCGCACACGCCGCTTCGGCCGACTACGGCTACGAGAAGTTCGTCGCGGACCCGACGCACCTCAGCGGCGTGGTCACCTTCGACCGGCCGCTGCTCGGCGATGTCTCCGGGGCGCGCGGGGTGCACCTGCAGTGCCATATCGGCACGGACACGCTTTCCCTGTCCCGCCTCGGCGCGCGGATGACCGGCCTCGACTTTTCCGCGCCCGCGCTGGAGATCGCGCGGCGGCTGGCCGCCGAGACCGGCGCGGAGATCGACTATCACGAGTCCGATGTGTACAGTGCCGCCGACGTGCTGGGCGCCGGGGAATTCGACCTCGTCTACACCGGCATCGGCGCGATCTGCTGGCTGCCGGACATCGCCCGCTGGGGGCAGGTCGTCGGGAAGCTGCTGAAGCCGGGCGGACGGCTGTTCATCCGCGACATGCATCCGATGCTGGGCACCCTCGACGAGACGCAGCCGCTGCTCACACCGCGGTACCCGTACTTCGAGCAGGCCGAACCGCTGGTGTTCGACGAACCGGGGACCTATGTGGACACCGACGTTTCGTTCCAGCACAACCGGACGCACGAATGGAACCACGGGCTGGGCGAGATCGTCACTTCGCTGCTCGACGCGGGCCTGACGCTGACGCGGCTGGTGGAGCACGACAGTGTGCCGTGGAACGCGTTGCCCGGGCTGATGACCCTGAACGAGGTGACCGAGGAATGGCGGCTGACGGAGGATCCGCAGCGGCTTGCGGCGAGTTTCACCATCGAGGCCGTGAAGGCGCGCTGAGCAAAAGGGCCTCGTGAGCGTTGAGGAAGGTCAGCGCCAAGGTGGCTTAGGTACGTTTCACGTGACTGACCGGACGACACACGTGATTGGACGGACGGCTCGTGTGATTGGGCGGACGGCTCGCGGCGAAATCCCGGCCGCGGTCGTGTCGTCCATCCAGTCACGCGTGTCGTCCGCCGGATCACGCGCGTCGTCCGGTCAGTCACGTGACATCGCCACTCACGAGGTTTGGAAGAATGCCGGTATGAGCGTCTCCCCTGAGAAGCGGCCTCTGGTCGCCGTCGCCGCCCTGGGCGGCACCATCTCCATGGTCCCCGGTGACGGCGAAGACCACGCCGTCCCCCGGCTCACCGCCGCCGACCTGCTCGGCGACCTGGGCGAGAACCTCGAGATGGACGTCCGCGCGGAGACGCTGGCGGGGATTTCCAGCGCCTCGATGGACTTCGCGACCCTGATCCGGACACGGGACTGGGCCGCCCGGGCCGTCGACGAAGGCGCTGAAGGCGTCGTCGTGATCCAGGGCACGGACACGCTCGAAGAGACCGCGTACTTCTTCGAGCTGACGTGGGCGTCCGAGGCGCCGATCGTGATCACCGGTGCGATGCGCAACCCCAGCCTGCCCAGCGCCGACGGCGCGGGGAACATCCTCGCCGCGCTGACCGTCGCCGCCGATCCCCGCAGCCGGGGACGCGGCTCGCTGGTCGCGTTCAACGACGACGTCCACGCCGCACGCTGGGTCCGGAAGACGCATTCGAGCCATGTCGAGGCGTTCTCCTCGGCTCCCGCCGGCCCGCTCGCGCTGGTCAGCGAGGGTTTGGTGCACTACTTCCACCCGGCGGCCGCCCGCCCGGCGGCGCTGCCGCTGGAGAACGCGGACTTCTCCGGGCTGGTGCCGATCGTCGAGAGCGGCGTCGAGGACACCGGCGAACTCCTGGAAACGCTGGTCAAGGCCGGGGTCAAGGGAGTGGTGCTCGCCGCGAACGGCGCCGGGCACGTTTCGGCGGGAACCGCCGACGTGATCGAGCGGGTCCTGCCGGAGGTGCCGATCGTGGTCGCCGGCCGCACCGGGGCCGGGCCGACGTTCCGCGGCACCTACGGCTTCCGGGGCTCGGAGTCGGATCTGATCGCCATGGGCGCGACGATGGCTGGCTGGCTGGACCCGCGCAAATCCCGGCTCCTGCTGCACACCCTGCTCGCGACCGGCGCCTCCCGTGAGCGCGTCGAAGCCGAATTCCGCCTGCGCGGCGACCTCGCCTGAAGCCCGCGTTCAGTCGCGGATCGGGCCCGTGACGGGGTCCAGGTGGTACGGCCGCATGGCGCGGGGCCGGTGCCGGTAGACGTGCACGCTGACGGCGGGATCCGGGCTGTCGTTGCGCACCTCGTGGACGTAGCCGGGGCCGAAGACGCGGGACTGCCCTTCCGACAGCGAGTGCAGCTCGGTCACGGCCCGGCCGTCCACCGCTCGCCGGGCGACGGTCTCGCTCAGCTTCCCGCTGACGACGGTGAACGCGCCCGCGGCGAATTCGTGGTCATGCAGGTCGGTGTGCTGGCCCGGCAGCCAGCTCATCAACCAGATCTCCTGCAGTTCGTCGGCGTCGACGAGGGCCGAGAAGCGCTCGTCGGGGTCGTAACGCAGCAGGTGCCGCCAGCGGTCACGGTCCGCGGCGAACTCGAGCGCGACGCGCACCGGGTGGCGCAGGGCGGGGTTTTCGGGAATGACGAGCGTGTTGTCCGGGACGGCGAACATGGAGGTGTCCTCGCAGAAGAAAGAAGGTGTCGAACTGGGCCGGGGCTGGGTTCACCGACAACAGCGACACGCGCACGCGACCGCACCAAGACCCGAGAGGCCCCGCGACACAGTCATCCCACGTGCGAACATGCGCCCAGCGAACCAGTGCGGGGCCCGGCGGTCAACAGATCTCATACCGTGGACCGTGAGTTCCGCACCTGGCGTCCATGCTCGCAGCACGGATCCGCCCCGGTCTGTCGCGATAGTGCGGTCTTCCAGTGTCTGTCGGTGAACCCGCGTCCGCGATCGACGTCGGCAGGGCGGGTTCACGCGTTGTGTCCCTTTCGCGAGATACGTCGCAGCTCCGCCGACAGGCTCTCAGGACCACTCGTGCTTCTGCGACCGCCCGAGCAGCTCGGCTCCCGCGCGCCGCGGGTCGACGCCTTCGTGGCACACGCGGTGCATCGCGTCGGTGATCGGCATGTCCACCCCGAGGCTCATCGCGAGTTCCCGGATCGACGTGCACGATTTGACGCCCTCGGCGACCTGGCCGCCGGTGGCCGCCAGCGCCTGCTCCAGCGTGTCGCCCCGGCCGAGCCGCTCGCCGAAGGTCCGGTTGCGCGACAACGGCGACGAACAGGTCGCCACCAGGTCGCCGACGCCCGCGAGCCCGGCGAAGGTCAGCGGGTCCGCGCCCAGTTTCGCGCCGAGCCTTGCCATCTCCGCGAGGCCGCGGGTGATCAGCGTGGCCACGGTGTTCGCGCCGAGCCCGAGCCCCGCCGCCATCCCGCAGCTGAGCGCGATGACGTTCTTGCACGCCCCGCCCAGCTCGCAGCCGACGACGTCGGTGTTGGTGTACGGCCGGAAGTACTGGTTGAAGCTCGCCCGCTGGATCGCCTTGGCGTTGTCGTGGTCGGTGCAGGCCAGTACCGCCGCCGCGGGCTGCCCCAGCGCGATCTCCTTCGCCAGGTTCGGCCCGGACACGACCACGATCTGCCCGTCGTCGACCCGCGCGATCTCGGCGATGACCTCGCTCATCCGCTTGAGCGTGCCCAGCTCGACACCCTTCGCGAGGCTGACGAGGATCGCGTCGGAGGGCAGCAGACCGGACCACTCCGACAGATTGGTCCGCAAGGTCTGGCTCGGCACCGCGAGGACCACGGCCTGCGCACCGTCGAGGGCCTCGGCCGGATCGGCTGTCGCGGTGATCCGCTCCGGCAGTCCGATACCGGGTAAATAGGACGTATTGAGATGCCGCTCCCGGATCTCGGCCGCGACCTCGGGCCGCCGGGCCCAGATGGTCACGTCGCGCCCCGCGTCGCCGAGCACCTTGGCGAACGCCGTCCCCCACGATCCGGCGCCGAGCACGGTCACCCGCTGGACCTCGGCCATCAGGCGTCGTCCTCCGGCTTCTTCGCGGGCGGTTCCTCCTGCCGGATCTCCGCGAGCAGCGCGGTGATCTCCGTCATCATCAGGTCGGTGACCTCGCGCAGCTTGGACGCGCTGCGGGTCGAACCCTCCTTGTAGGCCGAGAGGTCCATCGGCTCGCCGACCAGGTGCGTGATCTTCTTGCGCGGGAACGGCGTGAACTTCTTCGTGTAGCCGTTGAAGATGTGGTTCGTGCCCCAGCGGGCGATCGGGATCACCGGCACGTCGGTCTCCAGCGCGAGCCGCGCGGCCCCGGTGAACGGCTTCTTGGGCCAGCCGTCGGGGTCCTTGGTGATCGTCCCCTCCGGGTAGATCACCACGACCTTGCCGTCGCGCAACGCCTGGTGGGCGGCCTTGAGACTGTCGCCCGCGGCGGCCGAGCCACGGGAGACCGGGATCTGGCCGGCGCCGACGAAGATCTTGCCGAAGAGCGGCGCCCTGGTCAGGCTCTCCTTGCCGAGGAACCGCGGCACCCGCTTCTGCCGGTGCACGAACACCGCGTCCACCGCCGGATCCATGTGGGACACGTGGTTGAGCAGGAGGAGCGCGCCGCCTTCGCGGGGGATCCGCTCGGCGTTGCGGTAGACCCGCTTGCCGATGGCCGTCGCCGGGTAGAACAGTGCGGCGGCGATGCCCACCCAGATGCCGCCCTTCTCACGCCGGGCCAATTCGTCCTCCTCGAAGTCACACGTGTCGTCCCAGACACCTGATCCTGCCGCGCGCGTACGAGCGCGGTCCAGGGAGGGTCGGGTAAGAAGTGAGATGTGGACAGTGTGGGCTTCGACCTGATCGTGCCGATGAAACGCCCCGCGCAGGGCAAGTCACGGCTT from Amycolatopsis sp. EV170708-02-1 includes:
- a CDS encoding pyridoxamine 5'-phosphate oxidase family protein gives rise to the protein MSTPLSPTDRTTLGRKKDRALTDRSALYAVLDEGLICHLGIVRDGVPLVIPTGYGRDGNTLYLHGSTGARSMRDSDGVEVCVTVTLLDGIVYARSVNNHSMNYRSAVILGKAAAVTDRDRKMHGLHVLTDHLAPGSWEHARDINAKEFASVSVLELDLTEASVKMRGAGPDDPEDDVAADLSWAGVLPVRTVFGEPEPSADLVGEWTVPDHVKRRVG
- a CDS encoding cell wall metabolism sensor histidine kinase WalK, producing MRMLRRWYDAWRRSRLGTRLALGLGALALVVFAVVGTVMVGIMKGYLNDRLDEQLAKTQISQVPSLRTTHGGKPQQAYGWFSAVFAVQNGDALPQAGGSLPPDTKALAKVAEDATRTEVLRTVYIEDKGTYRVRACPIEPAQNIVLVSAAPQADLDRTVSQLIMVEVVAFLLALAVLVIAGRLVLRRGLRPLSDMAGTAHDIASHDLTTNADLPVRAQASGGGAEVEELRTAFNVMLAHLDSSLVARREANERLRRFIADASHELRTPLTSIRGYAELFRYAAANEPAEREAHLSKIREETQRMSVLVDDLLLLARLDAPETEAPLRLVGVDVAELITDAGEAFAAGRPEHPLSIGALPEGVVLQADPVRLRQVLDNLLANAAVHTPPGTPVTLSATASDSEVVLRVSDAGPGIPPDARERIFDRFYRVDTARTRGNGGTGLGLSVVLSLVSAHGGTIEVESVPGATTFTVRLPRHRS
- a CDS encoding response regulator transcription factor, whose amino-acid sequence is MNTENPVRLLVVDDEPHIADLVATVARYEGWQAVTAGSGEAALAKAAEFVPDIVVLDLMLPGIDGFTVLDKLREAGTAVPVVFLTAKDATADRVAGLTRGGDDYLVKPFSVEELMARLRAVLRRSTNQAKAAVLRVGDLTLNEDTREVARDGEPADLTPTEYELLRYLMRHSPSVMTKAQILDHVWEYDFGGRSNVVELVISHLRRKLDTGDEPLIHTVRGVGYVVRQASR
- a CDS encoding ferric reductase-like transmembrane domain-containing protein; translation: MTQTAVRPRPAIRPRIAARAGLFLFLGANVAAVTALFFAAGPSDNVLISIGRLAGLYGALTMAFQLLLVARLPWLDRRLGMDRLTGWHRWTGFGLLWTLLAHFVFIVFGYAQVEDNGVVDEFVTMVTKLEGILRAVVAFALILLVGAVSARFARRRLAYETWHFIHLYTYAAVVLAFTHQIALGGSFASSPGAQVYWWAVWGVALGSVVAGRVVLPLARNLRHRLKVVAVVPESRDVVSVYISGRDLDKMPARAGQFFLWRFMTRDRWWQANPFSLSAAPDGRTLRLTAKAAGDGSASLRSLKVGTRVFAEGPYGAFTTMHQRKPDALLVAGGVGITPIRALLEEICGHVVVLYRVRDQRDAILLPELIGLARARGAVVRVLSGPSDQAGPVLGAPNLRRLVPDIAERDVFVCGPPGMTSATLRSLRELRVPSGQVHAERFSLAA
- a CDS encoding FMN-binding protein; translated protein: MKKTIVAATVALSAAGFLGVWLYEPGPLGTETVAVAAPAPSSPSADGGAAEGAERTIDGSVESNRYGTVQVRLVISAEDKISEVRLLQRPTSGRGVDAIPILQEETLTAQSADIDTVSGATSTSESYVKSLQAALDAR
- a CDS encoding FAD:protein FMN transferase, whose translation is MNRVEQVMGLPVSVDVRAGGELAGHAIDGVFGWLREVDARFSPFKAGSEVCRYDRGELSPSELSDDLLEVLSLCDHYERLSGGAFTARLPGRRLDPNAVVKGWAVQRAAALLVAEGLDVFCINAGGDVITSGEPEPGRAWRVGIRHPERPDAICAVVESSGGAVATSAEYERGAHILDGRTGRPPVGLLSVTVAADDLVTADSLATAAFAMGTEGIAWVASRPGCQVLVIDADRQVHRSPGLRLA
- a CDS encoding VOC family protein produces the protein MTSVVQNFFFDCADAYELGRFWSGVVGKPMADDDQPGDPEAIIEMDNGVTLFFGQVPEPKTVKNRIHLCLTPDIPRDEEVERLLKLGATLLHDRRNPDGTGWAVLGDPEGNEFCVLRSAAEKAATS
- a CDS encoding bifunctional 2-polyprenyl-6-hydroxyphenol methylase/3-demethylubiquinol 3-O-methyltransferase UbiG — translated: MTDYVTVNRANWDERAPAHAASADYGYEKFVADPTHLSGVVTFDRPLLGDVSGARGVHLQCHIGTDTLSLSRLGARMTGLDFSAPALEIARRLAAETGAEIDYHESDVYSAADVLGAGEFDLVYTGIGAICWLPDIARWGQVVGKLLKPGGRLFIRDMHPMLGTLDETQPLLTPRYPYFEQAEPLVFDEPGTYVDTDVSFQHNRTHEWNHGLGEIVTSLLDAGLTLTRLVEHDSVPWNALPGLMTLNEVTEEWRLTEDPQRLAASFTIEAVKAR
- a CDS encoding asparaginase, with protein sequence MSVSPEKRPLVAVAALGGTISMVPGDGEDHAVPRLTAADLLGDLGENLEMDVRAETLAGISSASMDFATLIRTRDWAARAVDEGAEGVVVIQGTDTLEETAYFFELTWASEAPIVITGAMRNPSLPSADGAGNILAALTVAADPRSRGRGSLVAFNDDVHAARWVRKTHSSHVEAFSSAPAGPLALVSEGLVHYFHPAAARPAALPLENADFSGLVPIVESGVEDTGELLETLVKAGVKGVVLAANGAGHVSAGTADVIERVLPEVPIVVAGRTGAGPTFRGTYGFRGSESDLIAMGATMAGWLDPRKSRLLLHTLLATGASRERVEAEFRLRGDLA
- a CDS encoding cysteine dioxygenase family protein; the encoded protein is MFAVPDNTLVIPENPALRHPVRVALEFAADRDRWRHLLRYDPDERFSALVDADELQEIWLMSWLPGQHTDLHDHEFAAGAFTVVSGKLSETVARRAVDGRAVTELHSLSEGQSRVFGPGYVHEVRNDSPDPAVSVHVYRHRPRAMRPYHLDPVTGPIRD
- a CDS encoding NAD(P)H-dependent glycerol-3-phosphate dehydrogenase, which codes for MAEVQRVTVLGAGSWGTAFAKVLGDAGRDVTIWARRPEVAAEIRERHLNTSYLPGIGLPERITATADPAEALDGAQAVVLAVPSQTLRTNLSEWSGLLPSDAILVSLAKGVELGTLKRMSEVIAEIARVDDGQIVVVSGPNLAKEIALGQPAAAVLACTDHDNAKAIQRASFNQYFRPYTNTDVVGCELGGACKNVIALSCGMAAGLGLGANTVATLITRGLAEMARLGAKLGADPLTFAGLAGVGDLVATCSSPLSRNRTFGERLGRGDTLEQALAATGGQVAEGVKSCTSIRELAMSLGVDMPITDAMHRVCHEGVDPRRAGAELLGRSQKHEWS
- a CDS encoding 1-acyl-sn-glycerol-3-phosphate acyltransferase, yielding MARREKGGIWVGIAAALFYPATAIGKRVYRNAERIPREGGALLLLNHVSHMDPAVDAVFVHRQKRVPRFLGKESLTRAPLFGKIFVGAGQIPVSRGSAAAGDSLKAAHQALRDGKVVVIYPEGTITKDPDGWPKKPFTGAARLALETDVPVIPIARWGTNHIFNGYTKKFTPFPRKKITHLVGEPMDLSAYKEGSTRSASKLREVTDLMMTEITALLAEIRQEEPPAKKPEDDA